One part of the Streptomyces lydicus genome encodes these proteins:
- a CDS encoding fluoride efflux transporter FluC encodes MEQRARRPAPWQGQWPVIGAVSVGGAIGATARYGASLLWPTAPAAFPWTTLAVNAVGCALMGVLMALITEAGAPHRLLRPFLGTGILGGFTTFSTYAVDIQRLAGHRQPLLAVAYLAGTLLVALAAVWGAVATTRALLELRRRTA; translated from the coding sequence ATGGAACAGCGAGCCCGCCGCCCCGCGCCCTGGCAGGGCCAGTGGCCGGTGATCGGCGCGGTGTCCGTGGGCGGCGCGATCGGCGCGACGGCCCGTTACGGCGCCTCGCTCCTGTGGCCGACGGCCCCCGCCGCCTTCCCCTGGACGACCCTGGCCGTCAACGCCGTCGGCTGCGCGCTGATGGGCGTCCTGATGGCGCTGATCACCGAGGCCGGCGCACCGCACCGGCTGCTGCGCCCCTTCCTCGGCACCGGCATCCTCGGCGGCTTCACCACCTTCTCCACCTACGCGGTCGACATCCAGCGGCTGGCCGGCCACCGGCAGCCGCTGCTCGCCGTCGCGTACCTCGCGGGCACCCTGCTGGTCGCGCTCGCGGCCGTGTGGGGCGCGGTGGCCACGACCCGTGCACTTCTCGAACTGAGGCGGCGGACCGCATGA
- the snpA gene encoding snapalysin, whose product MRSPKTALSAALGLGLVAALAAAAPVSAASPSSGNSAHSTPASIAAYNGSAAEKADTKAFFEAVMKSARAKMKADPHAASVTITYDASAAPSFKSQIAESTSIWNSAVKNVQLKEGSGGDFQYKEGDDPRGSYASTDGHGKGFVFLDHKQNQEYNSTRVTAHETGHVLGLPDHYEGPCSELMSGGGPGTSCQNTQPDANERAKVDQLWANGLKAVHFGKVA is encoded by the coding sequence ATGAGATCTCCTAAGACGGCGCTGTCGGCGGCGCTCGGTCTGGGCCTTGTCGCCGCGCTCGCAGCCGCGGCCCCGGTTTCGGCAGCTTCCCCCTCCTCCGGCAACTCCGCGCACAGCACGCCCGCTTCGATAGCGGCCTACAACGGCTCGGCGGCCGAGAAGGCCGACACCAAGGCGTTCTTCGAGGCCGTGATGAAGTCGGCGCGGGCCAAGATGAAGGCCGATCCGCACGCCGCCTCGGTCACCATCACCTACGACGCCAGTGCGGCACCGTCGTTCAAGAGCCAGATAGCCGAGAGCACGTCGATCTGGAACAGCGCCGTGAAGAACGTGCAGCTGAAGGAAGGCAGCGGCGGCGACTTCCAGTACAAGGAGGGCGACGACCCGCGGGGTTCGTACGCCAGCACCGACGGTCACGGCAAGGGCTTCGTCTTCCTGGACCACAAGCAGAACCAGGAGTACAACTCGACCCGCGTCACCGCGCACGAGACCGGCCACGTGCTGGGCCTGCCGGACCACTACGAGGGTCCGTGCAGCGAGCTGATGTCCGGCGGCGGCCCCGGCACGTCCTGCCAGAACACCCAGCCGGACGCGAACGAGCGCGCCAAGGTGGACCAGCTCTGGGCCAACGGCCTGAAGGCCGTCCACTTCGGCAAGGTGGCGTGA
- the crcB gene encoding fluoride efflux transporter CrcB, producing MNWLLVVAGAVVGAPLRFLTDRYVQSRHDTVFPWGTFAVNAGGSLILGLLTGAVTAGAASSQLQLLLGTGLCGALSTYSTFSYETLRLAADGARGYAVANVAGSVLAGLAAAFAGVAAGQALWG from the coding sequence GTGAACTGGCTGCTGGTGGTGGCCGGTGCCGTGGTCGGGGCGCCGCTGCGCTTCCTCACCGACCGCTATGTGCAGTCCCGGCACGACACCGTGTTCCCCTGGGGGACGTTCGCGGTCAACGCCGGCGGGTCGCTGATCCTCGGCCTGCTGACCGGCGCGGTGACCGCCGGGGCCGCGTCCTCGCAGCTCCAACTGCTGCTCGGGACCGGCCTGTGCGGGGCGCTGTCGACGTACTCGACCTTCTCCTACGAGACGCTCCGGCTGGCGGCGGACGGCGCCCGGGGCTACGCGGTGGCGAACGTCGCCGGGAGCGTGCTGGCCGGGCTCGCGGCCGCGTTCGCCGGAGTCGCCGCCGGCCAGGCGCTCTGGGGCTGA
- a CDS encoding FadR/GntR family transcriptional regulator, whose product MPLRSTARTNLVDLVIEQMESLIADGEWEVGTKIPAEPVLVERLSVGRNTVREAVRALVHTGLLEPRQGDGTYVRARSGFGAAVQRRLRRAGDLETFEVRASLERDAARHAALRRTDEDLAALRAALAERARAWRSGDLTAFVDADLHFHRTIAAAAHNSVLAELYAHLSDALRATLRSVIGAPVPDSVRNQYEAHEAIVDAIEARDADAAERAALAHLAEGMAALRAGAEDGDAPDCPTGAQE is encoded by the coding sequence GTGCCGCTGCGCAGCACCGCCCGGACCAACCTGGTGGACCTGGTCATCGAGCAGATGGAGAGCCTGATCGCCGACGGCGAGTGGGAGGTGGGGACGAAGATCCCTGCCGAACCGGTGCTCGTGGAGCGGCTCTCGGTGGGCCGCAACACCGTCCGCGAGGCGGTCCGCGCCCTGGTGCACACCGGGCTGCTGGAGCCGCGCCAGGGCGACGGCACCTATGTCCGCGCCCGCAGCGGCTTCGGTGCCGCCGTGCAGCGCAGGCTGCGGCGGGCCGGTGACCTGGAGACGTTCGAGGTACGCGCCTCACTGGAGCGGGACGCCGCGCGCCATGCCGCGCTGCGCCGCACCGACGAGGACCTCGCCGCGCTGCGCGCCGCGCTGGCCGAGCGCGCCCGCGCCTGGCGGAGCGGCGACCTGACCGCCTTCGTCGACGCGGACCTGCACTTCCACCGCACCATCGCCGCCGCGGCCCACAACAGCGTGCTCGCCGAGCTGTACGCGCACCTCAGCGACGCCCTGCGCGCCACGCTCCGGTCCGTCATCGGCGCCCCCGTCCCCGACTCCGTGCGCAACCAGTACGAGGCGCACGAGGCCATCGTCGACGCCATCGAGGCGCGGGACGCGGACGCCGCCGAGCGGGCGGCGCTGGCGCATCTGGCCGAGGGCATGGCGGCGCTGCGCGCCGGCGCCGAGGACGGCGACGCACCGGACTGCCCGACGGGAGCCCAGGAGTGA
- a CDS encoding DUF190 domain-containing protein, protein MTSDVPAPGGVPALRLTVLVGEQDGWHHRPLYAEIVHRARAAGLAGASVFRGIEGFGAGSVVHTQRLLSLSEELPVAIVVVDAEERVRGFLPQLDELLAGGGLVTLDRCEMIAHRAPGAGGPDAGRPGGGEGGRG, encoded by the coding sequence ATGACATCCGACGTACCCGCGCCCGGCGGCGTCCCCGCGCTGCGGCTCACGGTCCTGGTCGGCGAACAGGACGGGTGGCACCACCGCCCCCTGTACGCCGAGATCGTGCACCGCGCCCGCGCGGCCGGCCTCGCCGGCGCCAGCGTCTTCCGCGGCATCGAGGGCTTCGGCGCCGGCTCGGTCGTCCACACCCAGCGGTTGCTGTCGCTGAGCGAGGAGCTGCCGGTGGCGATCGTCGTCGTCGACGCCGAGGAGCGGGTCCGGGGCTTCCTGCCGCAGCTCGACGAACTCCTCGCGGGCGGCGGCCTGGTGACGCTCGACCGGTGCGAGATGATCGCCCACCGGGCCCCGGGCGCCGGCGGCCCGGACGCCGGCCGTCCGGGCGGGGGCGAGGGCGGACGCGGGTGA